In one window of Prevotella fusca JCM 17724 DNA:
- the tssD gene encoding type VI secretion system tube protein TssD — translation MTVYACTAQLTLNGHHYDVELLNQSFYLPTGWSGHPRQTLPGDGQLCIQMNTPADNFIMELMMKTEETPLAEGQLEIYDAKSDIPVRQIKFSKAYITEFRETFNLLDDDRMTTYVKISPMEMTINKSVKIERRLFWLWAKALQEPMKMSEVVADTDVHLNDAYWINPDGEKCREFPIGEVVKLYLVLGNYNVGQTVQFDFEEETDEGVYHASCSGETNDNGMIIIEDFEFKRKE, via the coding sequence CTGACAGTCTATGCCTGCACTGCGCAATTAACACTTAACGGTCATCATTATGACGTTGAACTGCTCAATCAGAGTTTTTACCTGCCCACAGGTTGGAGTGGTCACCCCAGGCAAACCTTGCCCGGTGACGGACAGCTGTGTATACAGATGAATACGCCTGCTGACAACTTCATCATGGAATTGATGATGAAGACAGAAGAGACTCCCCTTGCTGAGGGACAACTGGAAATATATGATGCAAAGAGCGATATACCTGTTCGCCAGATCAAGTTCAGTAAAGCGTACATCACAGAATTTCGAGAGACGTTCAACCTACTCGATGATGACAGGATGACTACTTACGTGAAAATATCCCCGATGGAGATGACAATCAACAAAAGTGTCAAGATTGAGAGGAGACTATTCTGGCTTTGGGCTAAGGCTTTACAGGAACCTATGAAGATGTCAGAAGTAGTAGCCGATACAGATGTACACCTCAACGATGCCTACTGGATAAACCCAGATGGGGAGAAATGCAGGGAGTTTCCTATTGGGGAAGTTGTAAAACTCTATTTAGTTCTTGGTAATTACAACGTAGGACAAACTGTCCAGTTCGACTTTGAGGAAGAGACCGACGAAGGGGTCTACCATGCCTCATGTTCGGGAGAAACTAATGACAATGGGATGATTATTATAGAGGATTTTGAATTTAAAAGGAAAGAATAA
- a CDS encoding HU family DNA-binding protein, giving the protein MTVNYKLLRTSGKLAQRKALRIVPIKKDVTGIERICQRIQQTTTLTTADILGTIAALKTELAEELKSGNTVHLPGIGFFSLALKGDMYEDPKTHRHHLRNVAVRKIRFRPDKDFHEALGEMGFENKTYKDGTPSLPLRQTVNAALKELFDESPIITVNDLRRRLNLSTTYAYQLAAQLEREKKIINIGSRYRKIYRKA; this is encoded by the coding sequence ATGACTGTAAATTACAAACTATTAAGAACAAGCGGTAAACTCGCACAACGTAAAGCACTAAGAATCGTACCTATCAAAAAAGATGTCACGGGAATAGAGAGAATTTGTCAGCGTATCCAACAAACGACAACGCTCACAACAGCTGACATTCTCGGGACAATCGCTGCATTAAAAACAGAATTAGCAGAGGAGCTGAAAAGCGGAAATACCGTTCATTTGCCAGGCATCGGCTTCTTCTCCCTTGCCCTTAAAGGCGACATGTACGAAGACCCTAAGACGCATCGTCATCACCTCCGTAATGTTGCTGTTCGCAAAATCAGGTTCCGTCCCGACAAGGATTTCCATGAAGCATTAGGAGAGATGGGGTTTGAAAACAAGACCTATAAAGACGGTACGCCATCACTCCCTTTGAGACAAACCGTCAATGCTGCACTAAAAGAGTTGTTTGATGAGAGTCCGATAATAACCGTTAACGACCTCCGTCGCCGTCTGAATCTTTCTACCACCTATGCCTACCAGCTTGCGGCACAATTGGAACGTGAAAAGAAAATCATCAACATCGGTTCACGTTACCGCAAAATCTACAGAAAAGCATAG